In Aegilops tauschii subsp. strangulata cultivar AL8/78 chromosome 3, Aet v6.0, whole genome shotgun sequence, one genomic interval encodes:
- the LOC109739411 gene encoding uncharacterized protein, with product MKTSGEVPFYHSLPVPGAQDSLKDQIHSKVMGTIGNVMNSIDRKALPQQLEGAWETAGNVVNSLESKLSGQKPFDFDGGNDFLDGYECPDDYWEYEQHKAQKPVNIRNLLGGIVAIIGRSCKNDDIQQSKEAKTSVSFLGSGSDGDASLHSSVYAPSAPPLLDEEALSYNIYRVVLEAEPPEWLPDSYADSCMQCSASFTAITRGRHHCRFCGGIFCKACSKGRCLLPAKFRERNPQRVCDACYDRLDPLQNLLINSVSNATQTAKHDVMDWTSARGWLNLPIGLTLEHEIYKAAVSLRSYSQVSRINPGKSIPHAVLSGASGLAILTVVKAGAFLTYKLGTGLVVARRSDGSWSPPSAIASAGLGWGAQLGGELMDFIIVLHGPEAVKTFSSRMHFSLGAGLSAAAGPVGRVLEADVRAGNKGSGVCYTYSHSKGAFIGVSLEGNIVTTRMDANLRFYGDPYLTTSDILMGNLEQPNAAKFLYQALDDLYSGLDC from the exons ATGAAAACCTCTGGCGAGGTTCCCTTTTATCACTCGTTGCCCGTGCCAGGAGCTCAAGACAGCCTCAAGGATCAGATCCACTCCAAGGTTATGGGCACGATAGGCAATGTCATGAACTCCATTGATCGAAAGGCACTGCCTCAGCAACTGGAAGGGGCATGGGAAACAGCTGGAAATGTCGTTAACTCCCTCGAGTCAAAACTGTCCGGGCAGAAGCCGTTTGATTTTGACGGCGGAAATGATTTTCTTGATGGATACGAATGTCCTGATGATTATTGGGAGTATGAACAGCACAAGGCACAAAAGCCAGTTAACATTAGAAACCTGCTGGGTGGTATAGTTGCTATCATTGGCCGCAGTTGCAAAAATGATGACATTCAACAATCAAAGGAGGCTAAGACTAGTGTCTCATTCTTGGGGTCAGGCAGTGATGGAGATGCATCCTTGCATTCGTCAGTCTACGCACCAAGTGCTCCTCCTTTGCTGGATGAAGAAGCCTTGAGTTACAATATTTATAGGGTTGTTTTAGAGGCAGAACCACCAGAATGGCTGCCCGACAGCTATGCTGACTCGTGCATGCAGTGTTCTGCTTCTTTCACTGCCATTACTCGTGGAAGGCATCATTGTCGATTCTGTGGAGGGATATTTTGCAAGGCATGTTCAAAAGGCAGATGTCTTTTGCCAGCCAAGTTTCGTGAGCGAAACCCACAGAGGGTCTGCGATGCATGCTATGATAGGCTTGATCCATTGCAGAACTTACTGATAAATTCTGTCAGCAATGCGACACAAACTGCAAAGCATGATGTTATGGATTGGACTTCTGCGAGAGGGTGGTTGAATTTGCCTATTGGATTAACATTGGAACATGAGATATACAAGGCAGCAGTATCCCTTAGGAGCTACAGTCAG GTTTCAAGGATAAACCCGGGAAAATCTATTCCGCATGCAGTCCTTAGTGGAGCAAGTGGACTTGCTATCTTGACAGTTGTAAAAGCTGGTGCATTTCTTACATACAAACTTGGAACTGGCTTAGTAGTTGCTCGTAGATCAGATGGATCATGGTCTCCACCCTCTGCTATAGCTTCAGCTGGATTAGGATGGGGAGCACAG CTTGGTGGTGAGTTGATGGATTTCATCATAGTGCTTCATGGCCCTGAAGCTGTGAAAACCTTCAGCAGCCGAATGCATTTTTCACTCGGTGCAGGTTTAAGTGCTGCAGCAGGACCTGTTGGTAGAGTATTAGAAGCTGATGTGAGAGCTGGTAATAAAGGTTCTGGAGTTTGCTATACATATAGTCACAGCAAAG GCGCATTTATCGGGGTTTCTCTAGAAGGGAACATTGTTACCACCAGGATGGATGCCAATCTGCGGTTCTACGGCGACCCGTATCTGACGACCAGTGATATACTTATGGGGAATCTGGAGCAACCAAATGCTGCTAAATTTCTGTACCAAGCGTTGGATGACCTATACTCGGGTCTGGATTGTTAG
- the LOC109739412 gene encoding uncharacterized protein: protein MSSSDNAKKADKDQDEGEGGFFDKVKDFIQDIGEKIEDAVSFGKPTADVTGIHIPQISLEKVELIADVLITNPNPVPIPLVDIEYLIESEGRKLMSGTIPDAGTIEAHGSETVKIPVLLIYDDIKSTYGDIKPGSIIPYLVKVILHVDVPVIGRISLPLEKAGEIPVPYKPDVDISKIKFEKFSFEEATATLHLNLDNKNDFDLGLNALDYEIWLSNVSIASAETKESTNIKKQEVTTMTLPISFRPKDFGSAMWDMIRGKGTGYTIKGHIDVNTPFGHMKIPISREGGTTRLKKEDDDDDNDEVYYVGFYSVSSTISIRHSSNVDLINTCMYIWISISLVSYPVPFYLGLKIEETHFPGAELLL from the coding sequence ATGTCATCCTCTGACAACGCCAAGAAAGCTGACAAAGACCAGGATGAAGGAGAGGGAGGATTCTTCGACAAAGTTAAGGATTTCATCCAAGACATTGGAGAAAAGATTGAAGACGCAGTCAGCTTTGGAAAGCCTACCGCTGACGTTACTGGAATCCACATACCTCAAATTAGTCTTGAGAAGGTAGAGCTCATCGCTGATGTTCTGATTACAAACCCAAACCCTGTACCCATCCCTCTTGTCGACATTGAATACCTTATTGAAAGCGAAGGGAGGAAGCTCATGTCCGGAACAATCCCGGATGCTGGAACCATCGAAGCACATGGCTCAGAGACTGTTAAAATCCCCGTGTTGCTCATCTATGATGACATCAAGAGCACATATGGTGACATAAAGCCCGGGAGCATCATCCCTTACTTGGTCAAAGTTATTCTCCATGTTGATGTCCCAGTCATCGGCAGGATCTCCTTACCTCTCGAGAAAGCCGGTGAGATCCCAGTGCCTTACAAGCCAGACGTTGATATTAGCAAGATCAAGTTTGAGAAGTTTTCTTTTGAGGAGGCGACCGCGACTCTACATCTGAATCTCGACAACAAGAATGACTTCGACCTGGGACTTAATGCCCTGGATTATGAGATCTGGCTCTCCAATGTGAGCATTGCTTCCGCTGAGACGAAAGAGTCTACAAACATTAAGAAGCAGGAAGTAACCACCATGACCTTGCCGATCAGCTTCAGGCCTAAGGATTTTGGGTCTGCTATGTGGGATATGATAAGGGGAAAGGGCACTGGTTACACCATAAAAGGGCATATTGATGTGAACACTCCCTTTGGACACATGAAGATACCTATTAGCAGAGAGGGTGGAACAACTCGATTAAAGAAGGAAGATGATGATGACGATAACGATGAGGTATACTATGTTGGTTTCTATAGTGTTTCATCTACAATTTCCATTAGACATTCATCAAATGTTGACTTGATAAATACTTGCATGTACATTTGGATATCCATATCACTTGTATCTTACCCAGTGCCATTTTATCTAGGACTAAAAATTGAGGAAACACACTTTCCTGGAGCTGagttattgctttga
- the LOC109739410 gene encoding uncharacterized protein isoform X1, whose product MAAGDGGDTAALPTEVAALRLRILELERENQRLAQIVSTCSCSSKEDNIPSSLAESCDQQVQKNVKSHESRTSDHGVSLPFDHMTISTENQVPCNVKGEGHDDLSKIRRKHSKRTGHQVGNVSHCQKRLIALKIMYFGQRFYGFASEAHTEPTVESEIFKAIERARLLVGSREDSCYSRCGRTDKGVSATGQVISLYLRSNLKDAGENILGERSEIDYVSVLNRNLPRDIRVIGWCPVAADFLARFSCLGREYKYLFWKRALDVSKMQKAAFKFIGEHDFRNFCKMDAANVSNYKRYITDFNISACDQRSNHDELWSMNIRGSAFLWHQVRCMAAVLFFVGQGLESPCVVDSLLDITKTPRKPQYTMAPELPLILRSCLFDGVSFMCSSDASQALIEHLKDEHHQYMLQAAIFDEALTCLSIPEPNPLEHPKKKRKHIPLLSREAEPSYEERRARVKAKSANV is encoded by the exons ATGGCGGCGGGTGACGGCGGCGACACGGCGGCGCTGCCGACGGAAGTCGCCGCACTCCGGCTGCGCATACTG GAGTTGGAGAGGGAGAACCAGAGGCTCGCCCAGATTGTTTCCACCTGTAGCTGCAGCTCCAAG GAGGACAATATACCGTCTTCTTTAGCTGAGAGCTGTGATCAACAAGTACAGAAGAATGTAAAATCACACGAAAGTAGAACCTCAGACCATGGTGTAAGTCTTCCGTTCGATCACATGACGATATCTACTGAAAATCAAGTACCG TGCAATGTTAAAGGGGAAGGGCATGATGATTTATCTAAAATTCGAAGGAAGCATTCTAAAAGAACAG GTCACCAAGTAGGGAATGTAAGCCACTGCCAAAAGCGACTAATTGCTCTGAAAATCATGTACTTCGGCCAGAG ATTCTATGGCTTTGCTTCAGAAGCCCACACAGAGCCGACGGTTGAG TCTGAGATTTTCAAAGCAATTGAAAGAGCAAGACTACTGGTTGGAAGTAGGGAAGATTCATGCTATTCTAGGTGTGGAAGAACTGACAAAGGAGTTTCTGCCACTGGACAG GTAATATCCTTATATCTCCgatcaaatttaaaagatgcagGAGAGAATATATTGGGTGAAAGATCTG AAATCGATTATGTAAGTGTATTGAATAGAAATCTTCCACGAGATATACGTGTAATAGGTTGGTGTCCTGTTGCAGCAGACTTTCTTGCAAG ATTCTCCTGTTTGGGTAGGGAATATAAATACCTGTTTTGGAAGCGGGCTTTGGATGTATCG AAAATGCAGAAAGCTGCATTTAAATTCATTGGGGAACATGACTTCAggaatttctgtaagatggatgCAGCAAACGTGAGCAACTACAAGCGATACATTACAGATTTTAATATTTCTGCTTGTGACCAAAG GTCCAACCATGATGAGCTGTGGTCCATGAATATCAGGGGTAGCGCCTTTCTGTGGCATCAAGTTCGTTGCATGGCAGCTGTTCTGTTTTTTGTAGGTCAAGGCCTTGAATCACCTTGT GTAGTTGACTCATTGCTGGATATTACCAAGACTCCTAGAAAACCTCAATATACAATGGCACCAGAGCTTCCATTGATTCTACGATCTTGTCTATTCGATGGAGTCAGCTTCATGTGTTCATCAG ATGCCAGTCAGGCTTTGATTGAACACTTGAAGGATGAACACCATCAGTATATGCTCCAAGCTGCCATATTTGATGAGGCTTTGACCTGTTTATCTATTCCAG AGCCTAATCCACTTGAACACCCTAAGAAGAAGAGAAAACACATCCCTCTCCTGTCACGGGAAGCTGAAC CTTCTTACGAGGAACGCAGAGCAAGAGTCAAAGCTAAGTCAGCAAATGTGTAG
- the LOC109739410 gene encoding uncharacterized protein isoform X2 → MAAGDGGDTAALPTEVAALRLRILELERENQRLAQIVSTCSCSSKEDNIPSSLAESCDQQVQKNVKSHESRTSDHGCNVKGEGHDDLSKIRRKHSKRTGHQVGNVSHCQKRLIALKIMYFGQRFYGFASEAHTEPTVESEIFKAIERARLLVGSREDSCYSRCGRTDKGVSATGQVISLYLRSNLKDAGENILGERSEIDYVSVLNRNLPRDIRVIGWCPVAADFLARFSCLGREYKYLFWKRALDVSKMQKAAFKFIGEHDFRNFCKMDAANVSNYKRYITDFNISACDQRSNHDELWSMNIRGSAFLWHQVRCMAAVLFFVGQGLESPCVVDSLLDITKTPRKPQYTMAPELPLILRSCLFDGVSFMCSSDASQALIEHLKDEHHQYMLQAAIFDEALTCLSIPEPNPLEHPKKKRKHIPLLSREAEPSYEERRARVKAKSANV, encoded by the exons ATGGCGGCGGGTGACGGCGGCGACACGGCGGCGCTGCCGACGGAAGTCGCCGCACTCCGGCTGCGCATACTG GAGTTGGAGAGGGAGAACCAGAGGCTCGCCCAGATTGTTTCCACCTGTAGCTGCAGCTCCAAG GAGGACAATATACCGTCTTCTTTAGCTGAGAGCTGTGATCAACAAGTACAGAAGAATGTAAAATCACACGAAAGTAGAACCTCAGACCATGGT TGCAATGTTAAAGGGGAAGGGCATGATGATTTATCTAAAATTCGAAGGAAGCATTCTAAAAGAACAG GTCACCAAGTAGGGAATGTAAGCCACTGCCAAAAGCGACTAATTGCTCTGAAAATCATGTACTTCGGCCAGAG ATTCTATGGCTTTGCTTCAGAAGCCCACACAGAGCCGACGGTTGAG TCTGAGATTTTCAAAGCAATTGAAAGAGCAAGACTACTGGTTGGAAGTAGGGAAGATTCATGCTATTCTAGGTGTGGAAGAACTGACAAAGGAGTTTCTGCCACTGGACAG GTAATATCCTTATATCTCCgatcaaatttaaaagatgcagGAGAGAATATATTGGGTGAAAGATCTG AAATCGATTATGTAAGTGTATTGAATAGAAATCTTCCACGAGATATACGTGTAATAGGTTGGTGTCCTGTTGCAGCAGACTTTCTTGCAAG ATTCTCCTGTTTGGGTAGGGAATATAAATACCTGTTTTGGAAGCGGGCTTTGGATGTATCG AAAATGCAGAAAGCTGCATTTAAATTCATTGGGGAACATGACTTCAggaatttctgtaagatggatgCAGCAAACGTGAGCAACTACAAGCGATACATTACAGATTTTAATATTTCTGCTTGTGACCAAAG GTCCAACCATGATGAGCTGTGGTCCATGAATATCAGGGGTAGCGCCTTTCTGTGGCATCAAGTTCGTTGCATGGCAGCTGTTCTGTTTTTTGTAGGTCAAGGCCTTGAATCACCTTGT GTAGTTGACTCATTGCTGGATATTACCAAGACTCCTAGAAAACCTCAATATACAATGGCACCAGAGCTTCCATTGATTCTACGATCTTGTCTATTCGATGGAGTCAGCTTCATGTGTTCATCAG ATGCCAGTCAGGCTTTGATTGAACACTTGAAGGATGAACACCATCAGTATATGCTCCAAGCTGCCATATTTGATGAGGCTTTGACCTGTTTATCTATTCCAG AGCCTAATCCACTTGAACACCCTAAGAAGAAGAGAAAACACATCCCTCTCCTGTCACGGGAAGCTGAAC CTTCTTACGAGGAACGCAGAGCAAGAGTCAAAGCTAAGTCAGCAAATGTGTAG